The following are from one region of the Arcobacter defluvii genome:
- a CDS encoding DUF1007 family protein — MMWKFDEMTSELLIMEFDENCNGKIDEKEQKYIKENYFQMVTIQILQPFLKRIFIFSTLEQRDIEIKNFTKDMTGIMRK; from the coding sequence ATGATGTGGAAATTTGATGAAATGACATCAGAACTTCTAATTATGGAATTTGATGAAAATTGCAATGGTAAAATCGATGAAAAAGAACAGAAATATATAAAAGAAAACTATTTCCAGATGGTTACAATACAAATTCTTCAACCATTTTTAAAAAGAATATTTATATTTTCTACTTTGGAACAAAGAGATATAGAGATTAAGAACTTTACAAAAGACATGACTGGGATAATGAGGAAATAA
- the brxC gene encoding BREX system P-loop protein BrxC, which translates to MIRNVFKKDIKRPIEGVIKADNLSDESVFTEVDEYVITNDLSKKLDEFFEVYSSTIGKPTESIGVWISGFFGSGKSHLLKILSYILSNHRVHSDLIGELFMQKVQQDFELKNNIEKALKIPAHAILFNIDQKAEVGAKNSDDAILSVFMKVFNEMRGYYPKFGYIAKFESDLDKQGLFTNFKTRFQELSGESWETGRETIFIENDNVAQALSEVKGISLDSASEVIDKYEENYSLSIEEFVKDVKEYIDNQDPNYRLIFCVDEVGQFIGDNTKLMLNLQTIVETLATVCKGQAWVIVTSQSAVNDLVANQKSTEFDFSKIMGRFKVKLNLTSQNANEVIQKRLLDKNETSHQDLVSIYNKVQNSLKSIIHFSDRGRQYKSYDSSENFASIYPFVPYQMDLFQSCIMGLSRNSAFQGKHQSIGERSMLDVVQNVTIRVSEESIGTIATFDKFFDGLSSTIRGELQAQINQAINSLGIDSLEVKILKILFMVKYVKEFNASIDNITTLLVNSVELDISDLKKRVTHALSVLIEQVFIQRIGDIYEFLTDVEKDIENEIKEISIEQREVTAELVKWIYDDILRTNKVRFDFNKQDYIFARKIDDTLVKGKDEELTLNIITPLTSDDYSSERLFGKSIGDRDVIVYLEPNFDFIKDLELFVKTEKFIPQKRNGNLTDTENNLLFNKSSDNYKRRDKLQSDLKDMFSNAKIYFNGSLLDIKSSDPRLLIDKAFNEAIPVVYPNITMLNRIYNETDIKTILMQSDDLLTGSDDALNEPENEIFNYLKRQKTSHQNVTVSKLLEQYSIKPYGWYQSAILCLVASMYMKKRVDLKKNSNPLTKSEILSILSNNREQSNIIVSVVEKIDDKDIKAAKDILKEFFPNGNFTSTSAREIIELANKEYDMTLSKLNSFFSHSYPFRDSFKQAIEKIKVYEKLDYDNFFTDIKKYEDDLLDLKDDLLDSLFEFMEGDKKKIYDEIASFISTNKDNLYHIKDTKINDLYALMDDKTPFKGNKIQTAKSSLKVIQEQLTPMIESVKNEALAKVDELIVKIQSLEEFSKIEGDKSSVIRPLQNIKANIQNSNNIDFINQRVNNESLEKEFDNANEKILELLPTKDKYIPQKVRTRFDKIKPKNKYTLETVNDVEEFINELKSKMIEEINSGREITL; encoded by the coding sequence GTGATTAGAAATGTATTTAAAAAAGATATAAAAAGACCTATTGAAGGGGTTATCAAAGCTGATAATTTAAGTGATGAATCAGTATTTACTGAAGTTGATGAATATGTAATAACAAATGATTTATCTAAAAAACTAGATGAGTTTTTTGAAGTTTATAGTTCAACTATTGGAAAACCAACTGAAAGTATTGGTGTTTGGATTAGTGGTTTCTTTGGAAGCGGTAAATCTCACTTACTAAAAATTTTATCTTACATATTATCTAATCATAGAGTTCATTCTGATTTAATTGGTGAACTGTTTATGCAAAAAGTTCAACAAGATTTTGAATTAAAAAACAATATTGAAAAAGCTTTAAAAATCCCTGCTCATGCTATTTTATTTAACATTGACCAAAAGGCAGAAGTTGGTGCAAAAAACTCTGATGATGCTATTTTATCTGTGTTTATGAAAGTATTTAACGAAATGAGAGGATATTATCCTAAGTTTGGATATATCGCTAAGTTTGAAAGTGATTTAGATAAACAAGGTTTATTTACTAACTTTAAAACAAGATTTCAAGAACTTAGTGGTGAAAGTTGGGAAACTGGTAGAGAAACTATTTTTATTGAAAATGATAATGTAGCTCAAGCATTAAGTGAAGTAAAGGGAATTTCACTTGATAGTGCAAGTGAAGTTATTGATAAATATGAAGAAAATTATTCATTATCTATTGAAGAGTTTGTAAAAGATGTAAAAGAGTATATTGATAATCAAGACCCTAATTATAGATTAATTTTCTGTGTGGATGAAGTAGGACAATTTATTGGTGATAACACAAAACTTATGTTAAATCTTCAAACAATAGTAGAAACACTAGCAACAGTTTGCAAAGGTCAAGCATGGGTAATTGTAACATCACAAAGTGCTGTAAATGACCTTGTAGCAAATCAAAAATCAACAGAATTTGACTTCTCTAAAATCATGGGAAGATTTAAAGTTAAATTAAATCTTACATCTCAAAACGCAAATGAAGTTATTCAAAAAAGACTTTTAGATAAAAATGAGACTTCACATCAAGATTTAGTTTCAATTTACAATAAAGTTCAAAACTCTTTAAAATCTATTATTCATTTTAGCGATAGAGGAAGACAATACAAATCTTATGATAGTAGTGAGAATTTTGCTTCTATTTATCCTTTTGTACCATATCAAATGGATTTATTCCAATCTTGTATCATGGGATTATCAAGAAATAGTGCATTTCAAGGAAAGCATCAATCTATTGGTGAAAGAAGTATGTTAGATGTTGTTCAAAATGTAACTATTAGAGTTAGTGAAGAAAGTATTGGAACAATAGCTACTTTTGATAAGTTTTTTGATGGACTAAGCTCTACTATTCGAGGTGAATTACAAGCACAAATAAATCAAGCTATCAATTCTTTAGGAATTGATAGTTTAGAAGTAAAAATTCTTAAAATTCTATTTATGGTTAAGTATGTAAAAGAGTTCAACGCTAGTATTGATAATATAACTACACTTCTTGTAAATAGTGTTGAACTTGATATTTCTGATTTAAAAAAGAGAGTTACTCATGCTTTATCTGTTTTAATAGAACAAGTGTTTATCCAAAGAATTGGAGATATTTACGAGTTTTTAACAGATGTTGAGAAAGATATTGAAAATGAGATAAAAGAGATTTCAATAGAGCAAAGAGAAGTTACAGCTGAATTAGTTAAATGGATTTATGATGATATTCTAAGAACTAACAAAGTTAGATTTGATTTTAACAAACAAGATTATATTTTTGCTAGAAAAATTGATGATACTTTGGTTAAAGGAAAAGATGAAGAGCTTACTTTAAATATCATTACACCATTAACAAGTGATGATTATTCAAGTGAAAGATTATTTGGAAAATCAATTGGTGATAGGGATGTAATTGTTTATTTAGAGCCAAATTTTGATTTTATAAAAGATTTAGAACTATTTGTAAAAACTGAAAAATTTATTCCTCAAAAGAGAAATGGAAATTTAACAGATACAGAAAACAATCTATTATTTAATAAATCAAGTGATAACTACAAAAGAAGAGATAAATTACAATCTGATTTAAAAGATATGTTTTCAAATGCAAAAATTTATTTCAATGGTAGTTTATTAGATATTAAATCAAGTGACCCAAGACTTCTTATTGATAAGGCATTTAATGAAGCAATACCAGTTGTTTATCCAAATATTACTATGCTTAATAGAATCTATAATGAAACGGATATAAAAACTATTTTAATGCAAAGTGATGATTTATTAACAGGTAGTGATGATGCTTTAAATGAACCAGAGAATGAAATATTTAACTATTTAAAAAGACAAAAAACTTCACATCAAAATGTAACTGTTTCAAAACTTTTAGAGCAATATAGTATTAAACCTTATGGTTGGTATCAAAGTGCTATTTTATGTCTTGTTGCTTCAATGTATATGAAAAAAAGAGTTGATTTAAAGAAGAACTCAAATCCTCTTACAAAATCAGAAATATTAAGTATATTAAGTAACAATAGAGAACAATCAAATATCATAGTTTCTGTTGTTGAAAAGATTGATGATAAAGATATAAAAGCAGCAAAAGATATTTTAAAAGAGTTTTTCCCAAATGGAAACTTTACATCAACAAGTGCAAGAGAGATAATAGAGTTAGCAAATAAAGAGTATGATATGACCCTATCAAAACTAAACTCATTTTTTTCTCATTCATATCCATTTAGAGACAGTTTCAAACAAGCAATTGAAAAAATAAAAGTTTATGAAAAACTAGATTATGACAATTTCTTTACAGATATAAAAAAATATGAAGATGATTTATTAGATTTAAAAGATGATTTATTAGATTCATTATTTGAATTTATGGAGGGAGATAAGAAAAAAATCTATGATGAAATAGCTTCATTTATCTCTACAAATAAAGATAATTTATATCATATCAAAGATACTAAAATCAATGATTTATATGCTTTAATGGACGACAAAACACCTTTCAAAGGTAATAAAATCCAAACTGCTAAATCATCATTAAAAGTTATACAAGAACAACTAACTCCTATGATAGAAAGTGTAAAAAATGAAGCATTAGCAAAAGTAGATGAACTAATAGTAAAAATCCAATCCCTTGAAGAATTTTCAAAAATAGAGGGCGATAAAAGTTCTGTTATTAGACCACTACAAAACATAAAAGCGAATATTCAAAACTCAAATAACATTGACTTTATAAATCAAAGGGTTAATAATGAGAGTTTAGAAAAAGAGTTTGATAATGCAAATGAAAAAATCTTAGAGTTGTTACCAACAAAAGATAAATATATACCTCAAAAAGTAAGAACTAGATTTGATAAAATCAAACCAAAAAACAAATATACTCTTGAAACAGTAAATGATGTGGAAGAGTTTATAAATGAATTAAAATCAAAGATGATTGAAGAGATAAATAGCGGTAGAGAAATTACATTATAG
- a CDS encoding DUF1788 domain-containing protein → MKQERLEEKFEKLYETFINENFLSMKALGGEIPFYISSYNPNQEISIFDEVQRLINRLKIVGVSVYEINLFSLVVEMLKDRGILNKIIDKEVDLSKDKLYKTIQGAIDTQKYLIPKIEELTTNNPSNIVFLTGIGQVYPFIRSHSILNNLQNSIKDRPTVMFFPGIYDGTSLSLFGKLKDDNYYRAFNLETINLVK, encoded by the coding sequence ATGAAGCAAGAAAGATTAGAAGAAAAATTTGAAAAACTATATGAAACATTTATCAATGAAAATTTTCTGTCAATGAAAGCATTAGGTGGAGAGATACCATTTTATATTAGTTCTTACAATCCAAATCAAGAAATAAGTATATTTGATGAAGTTCAAAGATTGATTAATAGGCTAAAGATAGTGGGTGTTAGTGTGTATGAAATCAATCTTTTTTCTTTAGTTGTAGAAATGCTAAAAGATAGAGGAATTTTAAATAAAATCATAGATAAAGAAGTTGATTTATCAAAAGATAAACTATATAAAACTATTCAAGGTGCAATTGATACGCAAAAGTATCTGATTCCAAAAATTGAAGAATTAACAACAAATAATCCATCAAATATTGTATTTTTAACAGGTATAGGACAAGTTTATCCATTTATTAGGTCACACTCTATTTTAAACAATCTGCAAAATTCAATTAAAGATAGACCAACTGTTATGTTTTTCCCTGGTATTTATGACGGAACAAGTTTATCTTTGTTTGGAAAATTAAAAGATGATAATTATTATAGAGCATTTAATTTAGAAACAATAAATTTAGTAAAGTAA
- a CDS encoding double-stranded DNA repair protein Rad50, giving the protein MKNIKVELESIIFNVMLPESQAFLDELNEEIEKGNEEEEIIEAKKDIASFIEELNQVLKLIEEKRLSNKDAKDIYKKIRNMLDEHEDEHEH; this is encoded by the coding sequence GTGAAAAATATAAAAGTAGAATTAGAAAGTATAATATTTAATGTGATGCTACCAGAATCACAAGCTTTTTTAGATGAATTAAATGAAGAAATAGAAAAAGGAAATGAAGAAGAAGAGATTATTGAAGCAAAAAAAGATATTGCATCTTTTATTGAGGAATTAAATCAAGTTTTAAAACTGATTGAAGAAAAGAGACTATCAAATAAAGATGCAAAAGATATCTATAAAAAAATTAGAAATATGCTTGATGAACATGAAGACGAACATGAACATTAA
- a CDS encoding PDDEXK nuclease domain-containing protein, whose amino-acid sequence MDKNQIINKDFQTVLSQIQNAKQKAYSSVNTILIELYWEIGKYISTKTTQENWGKGVVKELATFLKEKDPTSKGFGDKNLWLMKQFFETYKEDEKLYTLCREISWSNNRRIMSLQTIEEREFYLVLSIKNRYSYRELDKQINTSTFERTMIADKKLSTVLKELPQNVSGVFKDSYIVDFLDLPHNHKEKDLQNGLIGSLKEFILELGLGFAFIGQEYRVQVGNEDFYIDLLFFHRTLQCLVAFELKVGKFKPSDLGQLEFYLEALDRDVKQPQENPSIGVLLCREKNDEVVEYALSRTLSPTIISQYKTKLIPKEILQQKMNELYEQLENEEN is encoded by the coding sequence ATGGATAAAAATCAAATCATCAATAAAGATTTTCAAACCGTACTAAGCCAAATACAAAATGCTAAACAAAAAGCATATAGCAGTGTTAATACTATTCTTATCGAGCTTTATTGGGAGATAGGAAAATATATATCTACAAAAACTACACAAGAAAATTGGGGTAAAGGTGTAGTCAAAGAGTTGGCAACTTTCTTAAAAGAAAAAGACCCAACTTCAAAAGGGTTTGGAGATAAAAACTTATGGCTTATGAAACAGTTTTTTGAAACTTACAAAGAAGATGAAAAACTCTACACACTGTGTAGAGAAATTTCTTGGAGCAATAATCGAAGGATAATGAGCTTACAAACCATAGAAGAGAGGGAGTTCTATCTTGTTTTATCTATTAAAAATAGATATTCCTACAGAGAACTTGACAAACAAATCAACACATCAACTTTTGAACGAACGATGATAGCTGATAAAAAACTCTCAACCGTACTAAAAGAATTACCTCAAAATGTAAGTGGAGTGTTTAAAGATAGCTATATTGTGGACTTTTTGGATTTACCACATAATCATAAAGAAAAAGATTTACAAAATGGACTTATAGGTTCACTAAAAGAGTTTATCTTAGAGCTTGGTCTGGGTTTTGCTTTTATAGGACAAGAGTATCGTGTGCAAGTGGGGAATGAAGATTTTTATATTGATTTGCTTTTTTTCCATAGAACTTTACAGTGTTTGGTGGCATTTGAGCTAAAAGTTGGCAAGTTTAAACCAAGTGATTTGGGACAGTTGGAGTTTTATCTTGAAGCACTTGATAGAGATGTAAAACAGCCCCAAGAAAATCCAAGTATTGGAGTGCTTCTTTGTAGAGAAAAAAATGATGAAGTAGTAGAGTACGCACTTAGTCGAACACTAAGTCCAACGATAATATCGCAATACAAAACAAAACTTATCCCAAAAGAGATACTACAACAAAAAATGAATGAACTTTATGAACAGCTTGAAAATGAGGAAAACTAA
- a CDS encoding Eco57I restriction-modification methylase domain-containing protein — MNKSVLKKFATNIRIELLSLVKTKVDYFLKLDISNLPIEFKSHESSIKEIINRCTTAEKLDKTKYEDFIEEVAYTWFNRLVALRFMDVNDITDTKVISPLDGHIIPAIFTEAKSGNISEDLNIDRTQFFNILDKKVESKDGDNECYKMLFISTCNYYSSIMPFMFESISDYSELLLPDDLLSTNSIRTKVIEGMSEENCADIEVIGWLYQFYISEKKDDVFEKLKKNVKITPSNIPAATQLFTPHWIVKYMVENSLGKLWMLNHPNSSLKDSMKYYIDEDTPTDTFLKISTPQELTLIDPCCGSGHVLTYAFDLLTLIYEEEGYSKSEIPTLILENNLFGCDIDKRAATLANFALTMKARLYHRRFFKKSTNPNIVELQEFGTQEFKGIKNFGSLLAPKDIQSFDDGIFSQSNAQYDLQLKILTSTYSCVVTNPPYMGGKGMNAELGDFVKKNYPDSKSDLFAVFMERGFEITKDLGYMAMITMQSWMFLSSYEKMREKLLKNYSISTMAHLDNMVMGIAFGTSATVFNKKKPDANTKGVYFKINLDDLDENREIRGLR; from the coding sequence ATGAACAAATCAGTATTAAAAAAGTTTGCAACAAATATCAGAATTGAATTATTAAGTTTAGTAAAAACAAAAGTAGATTACTTTTTAAAGCTTGATATTTCAAATCTTCCTATTGAGTTTAAATCACATGAATCATCTATTAAAGAGATTATAAACAGATGTACAACTGCTGAAAAATTAGATAAAACAAAATATGAAGATTTTATAGAGGAAGTAGCATATACTTGGTTTAATAGACTTGTTGCTTTAAGATTTATGGATGTAAATGATATTACAGATACAAAAGTAATCTCACCTCTTGATGGACATATAATTCCTGCAATATTCACAGAAGCAAAATCAGGAAATATAAGTGAAGATTTAAACATAGATAGAACTCAATTTTTTAATATTTTAGATAAAAAAGTAGAGAGTAAAGACGGCGACAATGAGTGCTATAAAATGCTATTTATCTCTACTTGTAACTACTACTCTTCTATCATGCCTTTTATGTTTGAGTCAATCTCTGATTATTCTGAACTACTTTTACCCGATGATTTATTATCAACAAACTCTATTAGAACAAAAGTAATAGAAGGGATGAGTGAAGAAAACTGTGCTGATATTGAAGTTATTGGATGGTTATATCAGTTTTATATTTCTGAAAAAAAAGATGATGTATTTGAAAAATTAAAGAAAAATGTAAAAATCACACCATCAAATATTCCTGCTGCAACTCAACTTTTTACACCACATTGGATTGTAAAATATATGGTTGAAAATTCACTTGGAAAACTTTGGATGCTAAATCATCCAAACTCATCTTTAAAAGATAGTATGAAATACTATATTGATGAAGATACTCCAACAGATACATTTTTAAAAATCTCAACACCACAAGAATTAACTTTAATAGATCCTTGTTGTGGAAGTGGGCATGTACTAACTTATGCTTTTGATTTACTAACTTTGATATATGAAGAAGAAGGTTATAGTAAAAGTGAAATTCCAACATTGATTTTAGAAAACAATCTTTTTGGATGTGATATAGACAAAAGAGCAGCAACACTTGCAAATTTTGCACTTACCATGAAAGCAAGATTATATCATAGAAGATTTTTCAAAAAATCTACAAATCCAAATATCGTAGAACTTCAAGAGTTTGGAACACAAGAGTTTAAAGGAATCAAAAACTTTGGTTCATTATTAGCTCCAAAAGATATACAAAGTTTTGATGATGGGATATTTTCACAAAGCAATGCCCAATATGATTTACAACTAAAAATTTTAACTTCAACTTACTCATGTGTAGTTACAAATCCACCATATATGGGTGGAAAAGGTATGAATGCAGAGTTGGGAGATTTTGTGAAGAAAAACTATCCTGATAGTAAATCTGATTTATTTGCTGTCTTTATGGAAAGAGGATTTGAAATAACAAAAGATTTAGGTTATATGGCAATGATTACAATGCAATCTTGGATGTTTTTAAGTTCTTATGAAAAAATGAGAGAAAAATTACTTAAAAATTATTCTATTTCTACAATGGCACACCTTGATAATATGGTAATGGGAATAGCATTTGGAACATCAGCAACAGTATTTAATAAAAAGAAACCTGATGCAAACACAAAAGGTGTTTATTTTAAAATAAATCTTGATGATTTAGATGAGAATAGAGAAATCAGAGGTTTAAGATGA
- a CDS encoding DUF1826 domain-containing protein: protein MMNKKNLNIASEWRHEGYMFRHMSQDKQPTVLSDIYKEEINIAIWRREKQFSVKEFLALNPTFQKEMILTPQDALSRISESFDNNMTEVSEDIALLVDMFCYLFELKQVGMRLKVLDRAMCPKFHVDKVPCRLVTTYQGMATEWLPHEVVDQTKLGWGCNGLPDSESGLYQSEIDIQQLDCGDVALIKGTLWEGNENAGLVHRSPGLIANEKRLILTLDFM from the coding sequence ATGATGAATAAAAAAAATCTTAATATTGCTAGTGAATGGCGTCATGAGGGATATATGTTCCGACATATGTCTCAAGATAAACAACCAACTGTTTTGAGCGATATCTATAAAGAAGAGATCAATATAGCCATTTGGCGACGTGAGAAACAATTTTCAGTAAAAGAATTTTTAGCGTTGAATCCTACATTTCAAAAGGAAATGATTTTAACGCCACAAGATGCACTTTCACGTATTAGCGAATCTTTTGATAATAATATGACTGAAGTTAGTGAAGATATTGCTCTGCTTGTGGATATGTTTTGTTATTTGTTTGAACTTAAACAAGTAGGCATGCGTTTGAAAGTTTTAGATCGAGCGATGTGCCCTAAGTTTCATGTGGACAAAGTGCCTTGCCGTCTTGTAACAACCTATCAAGGTATGGCCACAGAATGGCTACCACACGAGGTGGTTGATCAAACAAAACTGGGATGGGGTTGTAACGGTTTGCCTGACAGTGAATCTGGTCTTTATCAAAGTGAAATTGATATCCAACAACTAGATTGTGGCGATGTTGCATTAATCAAAGGTACGCTTTGGGAAGGCAATGAAAATGCAGGCTTAGTTCACCGTTCACCGGGATTAATAGCCAATGAAAAGCGTTTGATATTAACTTTAGATTTTATGTAG
- a CDS encoding DUF1819 family protein encodes MNNDYIFSYTAATLMLHETDEVMKKYLEYKDWEKVKDLVVEENIMQKQSVSSRKRVFAEIKRRIESLTSQQLEYVNEANSSDIRNLIFLSILKTYRFIYEFMAEVISKKVLMFDYKILNSDYETFFESKKYAVEQLENITEATQYKLKQVLFRILEEAMIIDNTKSKNILKPHLSSEVVELILKDNPTYLKAFLYTDYEIEKMKERYL; translated from the coding sequence TTGAATAACGATTATATATTTTCATATACAGCAGCTACACTCATGTTACATGAAACAGATGAAGTGATGAAAAAATATTTAGAATATAAAGATTGGGAAAAGGTTAAAGATTTGGTTGTTGAAGAAAATATTATGCAAAAACAATCAGTTTCATCAAGAAAAAGAGTTTTTGCTGAAATCAAAAGAAGAATAGAGTCTTTAACTTCTCAACAATTAGAATATGTAAATGAAGCTAATAGTTCTGATATTAGAAATTTGATTTTTTTATCAATTCTAAAAACATATAGATTTATTTACGAATTTATGGCAGAAGTTATTTCAAAAAAGGTTTTGATGTTTGATTATAAGATTTTAAATAGTGATTATGAAACTTTTTTTGAAAGTAAAAAATATGCAGTTGAACAGTTGGAAAATATAACAGAAGCAACGCAATATAAATTAAAACAAGTTTTATTCAGAATCCTTGAAGAAGCTATGATTATTGATAACACAAAAAGTAAAAATATTTTAAAACCACATTTAAGTAGTGAAGTTGTTGAACTTATTTTAAAAGATAATCCTACTTATTTAAAAGCATTTTTATATACAGATTATGAGATTGAAAAGATGAAAGAAAGGTATTTATGA
- a CDS encoding acyl-[acyl-carrier-protein] thioesterase, which produces MENYFEKEFKLRYFEMDNTGKASPITMMTLLQETAADHCAFAGHSLLSLMSQNLGWVLLSGMMEIDRYPEYNEKIIIRTWLSKYKSIRGTRENIIYDEHYNIIGKAKGLWLFFDIEKRRPKKIPNYFRENWLSCEETSLDYDISSTMQSIKSPQYLNKFTVNRYDTDTNKHVNNISYFHWLLESIPKEIIDNYYLHSIDGRFLSESQYGDSIVSYTNKVDGENSFIHEIYIEGNNNPCATAKTIWKAMKSK; this is translated from the coding sequence ATGGAAAACTATTTTGAAAAAGAGTTTAAGCTACGATATTTTGAAATGGATAACACAGGAAAAGCTTCTCCTATAACTATGATGACATTGCTGCAAGAAACTGCAGCAGATCACTGTGCTTTTGCTGGTCATAGCTTATTGTCTCTTATGTCACAAAATCTAGGATGGGTATTACTTTCGGGAATGATGGAAATAGACAGATATCCTGAGTACAATGAAAAGATTATTATACGAACATGGCTTTCAAAATATAAATCTATCAGAGGGACAAGAGAAAACATTATTTATGATGAACATTACAATATTATAGGGAAAGCCAAAGGGTTATGGCTTTTTTTTGATATCGAAAAACGAAGACCTAAAAAAATTCCAAATTATTTTAGAGAAAATTGGTTGTCTTGCGAGGAAACATCTTTAGATTATGATATATCAAGTACAATGCAGAGCATTAAATCCCCTCAATATCTCAATAAGTTTACTGTCAATCGCTATGATACAGACACAAATAAGCATGTAAATAATATAAGTTATTTTCATTGGCTTCTAGAATCAATACCCAAAGAGATTATAGATAACTATTATTTACACTCTATTGATGGGCGTTTTTTATCAGAGTCACAGTATGGGGATAGTATTGTTTCTTATACAAATAAAGTTGATGGTGAAAACTCTTTTATACATGAGATTTATATAGAAGGGAATAATAATCCTTGTGCTACTGCAAAAACAATATGGAAAGCAATGAAAAGTAAATAG
- a CDS encoding recombinase family protein gives MNVGYARVSTSSQNLENQIDQLKNSGCEKIFSEKRSVKTVPEVSEEVTLFQT, from the coding sequence ATGAATGTAGGTTATGCAAGAGTTTCAACTTCAAGCCAAAATCTTGAGAATCAAATTGATCAACTCAAGAATTCAGGCTGTGAAAAGATTTTCTCAGAAAAAAGATCAGTAAAAACTGTACCAGAAGTAAGTGAAGAGGTAACATTATTTCAGACATAG